gaaacagaacatAACCTCAACTTGCTTCAACTGCTCTAATGTAAGTTTTGCTTGTGTGTGATATTTTGCAAGTTTGTAAAATTGGGAAGTATATGAATACAGACAAGATATTTTACATTTGGAAGTATATGACTACTGATATGATATTTTACattacattttcatattttatcagTCCATATCTATAAATAGTTAAGAGTAATTCATAATTCACTATGTGAAATTATTGCAACACGAGCTAGCCATTAAATTTAATAAGAATACCAAAGGTAAttcagtcaaaaaaaaataccaaaggTACAACTAGTGACTAGTGTTAGCAACATGGCCTATCAATTGTGCACTTACCCATAGGCCAGTGCTTAATTTAATGATCAATGCTCATCAATTTCATCACCTTCTCTTTATTGCTATATACTAAGCATCCGACTGGTTAGATTAGTATACTATTATATGCACATGCATGTACATTAAGTATCCAACTCTCATGAACCATCAGGTAAAAACATCTACAGCTCATCCACATATATACATCTTATGATCATATGACATGCTATGTTCAGACGGGTCAATGAATGAAAGCTAGTTAACGTTTTAGATTGGTTTGACCATATTTTTCGATGGTATTGTAAGTGTTTTCAGCCGTTGTTGGTGCAATTAATATAAAGAAGTTTAACGATGTGATTGAAGCTAATATATGGATGAATAAAGTGTATCTAATGAAACACCACTTCGAAAAATTTCCAGATAGAAAGGTGTAAACAAATCGCAGACTCTTCTTAAGCTACACAAATTGCTCTattaggaagaagaagaagaagaaagctagTAATATAGTACTATATCGTAAACTACTACCAAATCATAGTCTAGGTAAAGAATCGGTGAAGTGATGTGACCCACCACGATTTTAAAACCTTTTTAGTTAATGCATTGTTGTTCAGAGAATCCAACACAaagtaagttttaaaatatggCCAATAAGGCTAGAAAAACTAGAAGATGTAATGTACAAATGAAAAGgctctatcattttttttttggtaaaaaggcTCTATCATTAAATGTCGTATAAAAGCAAAACTTGGCTAATCTGTGCCGCTAAATCAGGGTACTATGTCGCAACTACAATGGAGCAAACAGAACCGATCCCTAACCAAAGCCTCTACCAAGCCATATGGAAAGCTAAAATATCTCCAAAGCTTCAATTACTCTTGTGGAAAATAGTGAAGGGAGCTCTGGCCTCAGGAGAAAACTTAGCAAAACGAGGTCTTCTGTCTAACATTACTTGTAGACACTGTGGAGAGTTTGAAACCACCAACCACATCTTCCTACACTGTAGCTTCACCAGACAGATATGGACTGCACACATTTGGAAACTGAATTTCAATCCTTCAGACTGCGCATCGTTCAGTGAAGCCTTCATGGCTTCAAGGAGCCATATCAACCTCCCACCGTTGGGAGTGACAGGAAATTTGTTCCCATGGCTATGCTGGGGAATTTGGATGGCGAGAAACTACCTTATATTTGAAAGCAGAGCCTCTCTACCTGCGGACATTGTTTCGAGATCAACCAGAAATGCAAGGGAATGGTGGGAAGCCCAACCGACCTCACCTGCAGCTCCACTGGGACAGAACCGTGTGACTACTACAGCCTCAGGAACGACAGGTATGATTATTTGCTGTTCTGATGCGGCATGGCAGGCGATGACGAACAGGGCAGGCTGTGGCTGGATATTCACAGAGGAAAGCGGCGAATGCATTCTACAGGGGACGGCAACCTTCGATCACACAGTCTCTCCATTAATGGCGGAAGCCTTAGCTATTAGATCAGCCCTCCTCCACGCCCTCGAAGCGGGTTTTTCAAGAATCTGTATAAAATCAGATTGTCAAGCACTTGTTGCTGTTATCACCTCGACACATCACCCGACGGAGCTCTACGGAATCACTCGGGACATCGAGCATCTATCCCTTTCTTTTGATTGCATTGCGTTTACTTTCATCCCAAGAAACCTTAATGTTATGGCTGATTCACTAGCCAAATCAGTCATGTACTTGGCATCAGCCAACTAAACTTCTTCGGTTGGACTGCTTCTTTCGTATTTATAATattggtgttcaaaaaaaaaaaaggctaatCTGTGCCAATGTAACTGTACTATACCCGAAAGAATAACCAAAAAGCAGAGAAAGTACaccaaatccaaaccctaaactattTTGATCCTAAATGTACCTTAAATTGAGAAAACATTTGAGGTTTTTGAGTAAGCGAGAAGATTAAAGGCCGTTTCCTCTGCTCTctacttctttcttcttttactAATTACCGAGATGAACCAATGGTACTCCTAGCTACCCTCCTCGTCGCTCTCTGAACTCGTCTGCGTCTCCTGCGTTTGAAGCGGCAGCTGTTGAGAAGATTGCGTAGGCATGAATAACTGAGCCTCAATATCATAGGTACCACCACCAAGAGCCAAAGAGTGTGACACGCCGGTTACGGTTGTACCACTGGGCGTCAATTGATTAAACCCGGTTGATGTAACAGAACCGGTCGGTACAGAGTCAAAACCATCATTAAACCTCAAAACATGAGCCTGAGGTTGGTTTAGATGATGTTGATGTGAACTGCTACTACCTCCTTCCCCATACGCTCTTAACATTTCACTATGCTGCTCTCCAGCAACCGCTTCTGGTTGCTGAAACTCAAAAAACTGTTGCTGTTGCTGCTGATGATACAGTTGTGCAGTCGGAATAACCATCATCGATGGATCATGATGCTGTTGCTGAGTCAGCTCAGCagacactgaagaagaagaagacggttGCTGCGTTTCCGGCATGAATTTCTGCGTTTGGGGGATGAATTGCGACTGATGCGTTTGCGGCGTGAAATGCGTCTCCTGCGTTTGCGGCATGAACACCGTCTGCTGCGTTTCCGGCACGAACTGCGGCTGTTGCGTTTGCGATTGCGGCATGAAATGCGGCTGCTGCGGTTGGAGAATAGGAAACATAGCTTCAGGACCGATGTAAGTCGCGAGTTCTCTCCTGGCGACGTCAGTATCGCGTTGAATCTGTTTGAGCCGTTGTTGTTGGAGTGAGATTAAACCGACGCAACCGTAAACCGGGTCTTGGATTCTAGTTTCGGCTTCGTAGACAAGAGAGGTAACAGCGTCTTCTCTTTGGTTTAAGGGTAGTTCGCTGAGAAGCTTAGCGACGTTACTTGCTCCGAAAGCTTTGTGAACGCATGAGAACTTGTTAGGTTGGTCTGGTGGGAAGTGTGGTGCGAATACACATTCTCGTGTGCATTTTCTCCTCAGGAACTTGCAAGCTGAGCATGGAGAGTTTGAAGACGCCATctctctgcaaaaaaaaaaaagaaggagaaaaaaatgactttattttattaaataaaaacgtTTCACCATCGTAAATGCATCGAGGAAACTTCGTGTCATAGTCATACAAGATAACACTAATCTATTAATATCAATCCATGTCAATCAAACTAATGATATCAGTCCTGCATGTAAATCGAACTATTAACTGAATCAAATCATCGATCAAAGAATGGAAACATCAGTCGTACCTCAATTTAATCCGATCTCTTTCGAAAACGTTCTTCTCTGATCTTTGTTTTAGCTAGGTTCCTGGTAGTCGCTCTCAAGGTTCTAGGGTTTCTGTGAAACCCTATTATTTATCTGATCTCCGATTGACTCTTCCTTAAGCTCCAAGATTGTTAAATGTTAACCAAgataaaggagaagaaaatggaaaaaaaaagaggagggTTCTCTTATGATGGAGGCTATCTTTTACAGTAGCGTATGCAAGCCATAAACTATAGGGCGTTAAGATTACAATAGAGGAAGATCTACAGCCGTCGGGTCTTAATAATTATTATCTGGGGTTTTAGTTATAAAGCAACCACGTGCGTGAATGGTGTTATTATttcatttgattttgattttgattaaaTTAAGTTATTTCATTTAACTGATGTCTTTGTCTCGAGATAAGTCCTTTTCCTCTAATCTCTTCTGTTTCTTTGCATTTTCCTATAATCTCATGCTGATacgaaatctttttttttttttgattgatAAACCCTATGGCTGATCCGGTCGATCTCGGGAGGAACGCACTTAGTGCTACAGAGTGTACTAGCCCGAAAGCGTACCACACTGCCTCATCCGAGTTTGAAATACCTTCCGACTAATGCCGGGGGTGGACCAATCATCTGTTATGGCCCACCATGTAAACCACTTGAACCGAAACTCAAGCCCAGGCTGGTTAAGTAGTGATAATTTAGTTCACAGGGAGAATCGAACCTAGGACTGATGTGGGTACACACCAAACCCCAAGAGATTACCACTAGGCTACCACCACCTGGTTCTGAAATCTTAAACATATTTACTAAAAAAGTCAGCCCCACGAAtacatacttttttttatttgcttccATCTTTATATATGTACATTATAAGCCCCAACGTCCAATTAACTAATCATCATTCAAGTATTCAACTATCAGATACTTAagcaat
This genomic stretch from Brassica napus cultivar Da-Ae chromosome C9, Da-Ae, whole genome shotgun sequence harbors:
- the LOC111211626 gene encoding uncharacterized protein LOC111211626, which translates into the protein MEQTEPIPNQSLYQAIWKAKISPKLQLLLWKIVKGALASGENLAKRGLLSNITCRHCGEFETTNHIFLHCSFTRQIWTAHIWKLNFNPSDCASFSEAFMASRSHINLPPLGVTGNLFPWLCWGIWMARNYLIFESRASLPADIVSRSTRNAREWWEAQPTSPAAPLGQNRVTTTASGTTGMIICCSDAAWQAMTNRAGCGWIFTEESGECILQGTATFDHTVSPLMAEALAIRSALLHALEAGFSRICIKSDCQALVAVITSTHHPTELYGITRDIEHLSLSFDCIAFTFIPRNLNVMADSLAKSVMYLASAN
- the LOC111211622 gene encoding LOB domain-containing protein 36-like encodes the protein MASSNSPCSACKFLRRKCTRECVFAPHFPPDQPNKFSCVHKAFGASNVAKLLSELPLNQREDAVTSLVYEAETRIQDPVYGCVGLISLQQQRLKQIQRDTDVARRELATYIGPEAMFPILQPQQPHFMPQSQTQQPQFVPETQQTVFMPQTQETHFTPQTHQSQFIPQTQKFMPETQQPSSSSSVSAELTQQQHHDPSMMVIPTAQLYHQQQQQQFFEFQQPEAVAGEQHSEMLRAYGEGGSSSSHQHHLNQPQAHVLRFNDGFDSVPTGSVTSTGFNQLTPSGTTVTGVSHSLALGGGTYDIEAQLFMPTQSSQQLPLQTQETQTSSESDEEGS